A window from Candidatus Zymogenaceae bacterium encodes these proteins:
- a CDS encoding elongation factor Tu has protein sequence MEKELRFAIREGGRTVGAGVISEITE, from the coding sequence GATGGAGAAGGAGCTTCGGTTCGCCATTCGCGAGGGCGGCCGTACCGTCGGCGCCGGTGTTATCAGCGAAATAACGGAATAG
- the rpsJ gene encoding 30S ribosomal protein S10: MPTQKIRIKLKAYDHKLLDQSASEIIETARRTGAQVAGPIPLPTVINKYCVLRSPHVNKKSREQFEIRTHKRLLDILEPTQQTVDALMRLDLSAGVDVEIKL, translated from the coding sequence ATGCCCACGCAAAAGATCAGGATCAAGCTGAAGGCGTATGATCACAAGTTGCTGGATCAATCCGCAAGCGAGATCATCGAAACCGCACGTCGAACGGGCGCGCAGGTGGCGGGGCCGATTCCCCTGCCCACGGTCATCAATAAATACTGTGTACTCCGCTCGCCCCATGTAAACAAGAAGTCTCGGGAACAGTTCGAGATCAGAACACACAAACGGCTTCTTGATATTCTGGAGCCGACCCAGCAGACCGTTGACGCCCTAATGCGTCTGGATTTATCGGCCGGCGTGGACGTGGAGATAAAACTGTAG